Below is a window of Haloterrigena alkaliphila DNA.
CGTCTCCGTGACGACGACGCCGACGAACATCGTCGAGACGCTGATCACCGCGATGAACAACAGGACGTGGGTGAGGGAGACTCTGACCATCGGCGACGGACGACTCGAGGGGAGGACGGTCTCGGAGCGGCATAGTCCTACCGGCCGTCGGCGAGGGCCGCGGAGAAGGGCAGATGGGGACCAGACGACGCGAGTCGCTGGTGACGGTCAGCGCTCGACGAGGCCGACGTATCTGATTTCGACGGCCACCTCTTCCTCGGTGTGGCGGTTGATCCGCTCGTGTAACCGATCGGCCAACTCTGGCGGCGCCTCCCCGGGCGGCCCACCGACGGTGATGACGACGCGCTCGGGGCCGAGGAACGGGTAGTTCTCGTCCATGACCACCTCGAACTCGAGCATCTGATACGCCTCGAACTCCTCTTGCGAGAGGACCGTTGCGGTCTCTTCGCGGGCGTTCTGCTCGAACGTGGAGACGGTGTACGACGAGTAGGAGATGGCGCCGAGGAAGACGGCGAAGACGAGGACGATCACGGCCAGTCCGAGCACCCGTCGACGGACGCGCTGTTCCGTCTCCCCGAGCGAGAACAGGTTCTCCGGCCGGTAGCCGGCCCACCACAGCGTCACGAGGCCGGCGAGGTTCACCGAGAGGACGTTGACGAACACGAGCGCGGTCGAGCCGATGGCGGCCGAGGGCTGGCCCCACGCGATGGCGATACCGGCCGCCGCGGCGGGCGGAATCAACGCCGCGGCGATCATGACACCGACCAGCGCGACGGCGGTCCCCGTCGCGATGCTGATGATTCCCGCGACGCCGGCGCCCAGCGCGATCGCCAGCGAGAGGAGGTCGGGCGCGAGTCGTTCGGAGATTTCGCCGACCTCGCTGAGGTTGAGCCCCGGTGGAACGATGTTGGTCATCCGGACGGTCCAGGCGAACACCGCGGCCGCAGCGATCGCGAGGAGAATGCCGAGTATCTGGTAGTAGAGGCTCTCCCGGAACAGTTCCTCGTCGTCGATCACCGAGCCGACGCTCAGTCCGAGCGCCGGCCCGATCAGCGGCGCGATCACCATCGAGCCGACGACGACCGCCGGCGAATCGAGGAAGAGGCCCGCCGTCGCGACGACGGCGCTGATGACCGTCATGATCGAGTAGACCGCGAACGTCGGCGTCAGCGAGTCGGCCTCGGACTGGAGCTCCTGCCTCGAGATCCGGTCAGTCTCGACGTCGCCGTTCTCGTACTCCTCCTTCAGGGTCTCGAAGCGCCGCGAGACGACCGTCTCCGCGTCGACGACGACCGTGTAGGCGTCCTCGTCGACGCCCGCGTCCTGCAGTTCGTCGAGGACGGGTTCGACCGCCGCGTTCGGCAGCGGAAAGTAGACAACCGCCGTATACCCCCGATTGCTCTCCTCGTCGGTCAGGACGTAGTCGATCTCTCGGTCGTCGAGCGCCTCGAGGATCGTCTCCCGCTTGCCCGTCGGCACTGTCAACTGAACGAGCCGCACGTGAAGGGCTGAGCACTCCCGGGACTATAACTTGGGGCGCTTTCGGCGCGTACTCGTCGGTATCGCCGCGCTGGCGGTCGCGTCGACGGTCGTCGGCCTCCTGCTCGTGACGGTCGTCTAGCTCGCGGGGCAAGTACCGTGCGTATAAACCCGCGACTCCCCTACGACGGCGTATGTTCGACACGCGACCCGACCGCGACGCCGAGGTGGCGCTCGTCGGTCGCTCGAACGTGGGCAAGTCGACGCTCATGCGCGAGCTCACCGGCCACAGCTTCGACACCGGCGGGAAACCCGGCGTCACGCGCCAGCCCAACCACTACGACTGGGCCGCCGAGGACTTCGTCGTCACCGACCTCCCCGGCTTCGGCTTCATGAGCGGCGTCGACGAGGACTACCGCGAGGAGATCAAGACGAACATCGTCCGCTACCTCGAGGAGTACGCCGAGAACGTCCTCGTCGGGATCCTGGTCGTCGACGGCAAGAGCGTCATCGACATCATCGACCGCCACTCGGGTCCCGACGAGATTCCCTACGACGTCGAGATGTTCCACTTCCTCCGGGACCTCGACATCCCCACCGTCGTCGCCGTCAACAAGATGGACAAGGTCGACGACCGCGACGAGCGTCTGAACGACCTCTGCGACCGCCTCGGCCTGCTCCCGCCGTGGAAACAGTGGCAGGAAACGATCGCCCCGATCACCGCCAAGAACGGCCAGGTCAGCAGTCTCAACGAAGCCGTCCGCACGCACCTGCACGAGCAGAATCGCGACGATCTGTTTAAATTCTTCTAGAACCGAACTTTTGCTCTGCGGGCGCGGCGAAGCCGCGCCCTCGGCAAAACTTCGATGAAAAGCCTCTTCCCTCCGTTCCGTTCACTCGACTCGCGGCTCGCGCCGCTCGTCTATACGCGGCGCGTAGCGCCGCGCTTTCGTTCACTTCACATCGGTCGTCGGCCCGCTCGCTCCCTTCGGTCGCTCGCGGTGTTCGTTGGAGAACAGCCTGCCCTTCCCCGGGTTGCACGACTCTCGCGATACTCGAGTCGTGCGCCCGGCCACTCGAGCGAGACACGTTCCGTCCTATCGCGACGGTCCGTCTTTCAATCGCGTCCGCATCCGCAAACACGCCAGCGCCACGTCGTCGCTCATCTCGAGCGAAACCGTCTCGACCCCCTCGTAGCCCCGTTGCTCGTAGAAGCCGATGGCGTTCCGCGAGGCCGTCAGGACGAGCGTCTCGAGGCCCGCCTCCCGTGCGGCCGACTCGAGGTCGGTGAGGATCGCGGTACCGACGCCCTCGCGAGCGTGATCGGGGTGGACGTACACCGCGCCGATCTGGCCGGTCCGGTCGTCGTCGACGTCGGGAGGTTCGCAGTCGAGCAGGCCGAATCCGATGGGATCGCCGCCGTCGCCATCGTCGCCCTCGCGTTCGGCGACGACGATCTGAAAGCCGTCTTCCTCGAGCGGGTACCGTTCCGGGTGGACGTTCGCGAGCCACGCCTCGACCTGCCGGTCGGTGTAGCCCTCGCTCCCCTCCTCGCGGATCGCGGCCGCGTGCACGTCGCTGATCGCTTCGGCGTCGTCGACGGTCGCCTCCCGGATCGTCACCTGCGGTGCCACGGTCAGACGACGCGGTTGTGGAACGCCTCGCCGGTCCCGAGTCGCGAGACGTTCTCGCGGACGATATCGCCGACGTCGCGGAAGTAGTCTCGCGTGTAGGCCGCGCAGTGGGGCGTGACGATCACCTCGTCCATCCCCCACAGCGGCGACTCTTCGGGTAGGGGCTCCTCCTCGAAGACGTCCAGCGCCGCGCCCGCGATGGAATCGGACTCGAGGGCGTCGATCAGCGCCGGTTCGTCCACGACGGGGCCGCGTGCGACGTTGACGAAGTAGGCGTCGTCGCGCATGGTTTCGAAAACCTCGCCGTCGAATCGGTGGTGGGTCTCCTCGGTCAGCGGCACCGTGACGATCACGAATTCGACGCCCTCGATCGCCTCGAGCAGCCGATCGTCGGTATAGATCTCGTCGAAGCCCGGAACGGACTCGTCGGAGCGGCGAACGCCCCGCACCTCGAGACCGAGTCCGCCGAGGGTCTCGGCGACGCCGCGGCCGAGCGTTCCGGTGCCGACGACGCAGGCGGTCTTGCCGGGCAGCGTGAACCCGTCGTCCCACGCGGGGCGCTCCCAGCGACGCTCCGTCTGGTTCGCGACGAGGTCGTGGAGGCGCCGCGAGAACGAGAGCAGGTAGCCCGCGACCGTCTCGCCGACGCTCCGCCCGTGGATCCCCGTGCTGTTCGTCAGCACCACGCCGTTGGACTCGAACTCGTCGAACGGGAACCGATCGACGCCTGACTGGATGGAGTGGACCCACGCACACTCGAGGCAGTCCGGGTGATACTCGAGGGTGACGACCGCGTCGCGGGCCGCGATTTCGTCGTCGCCGATCACGTCGACGGTGGCCGGGAGATCGGTGAGGTAGTCCGCGAGTTCCGACGGCGGAAACACCGCCTCGACCGATTCGTGCACCCCGAGTCGCTCGAGTTCGAATTCCATAGCGGGCGATACGCTCGAATCGGGGTTGAAGGTTTGGGCGAACGCCTATCCCGAACGCGACGTACTATTCTGGTGATGGCGGACCAGGACAAACTGCAGGGATTTGGGTCGTGGAGCGGGGCCGAACTTCACGAGGAGGTACAGGGGTATCGAGACGAGTTGAAGCGTGATCTCTCGAATCGTCTCGACAGGTACAACGCTGATCGGTTCGGTGAGTGATGAAGAGCCGTATCGGTGAGACCTATCTATGAGTGAAACGGTGGTGGCTCAGTGAAAAGTCTCATCACAAGGGGCTGAGTGGGGGTAACTCTTCGTCATCGCCACCTACCGATAATAGATTTGTGTCACGCAAAAACCCCACGGACGGAGCGTGACCTAGAACATCTCGCGCCAGCCCTCGAGTTCCCGCAACTCCTCGACGACGTCACTCACGTCCGCGGACTCGAGCGCCCCGCGCTCGGTCACCAGTTCATCGACGCAGTCTGCGGGCGTCACGTCGAACGTCGGGTTCACCACGTCGAGCGACGCCGGGCCGTCGTAGACCGCCGAGCGATCGCCGGACTCGAGATTTACCTCCTCGCGGGTCGAGATCTTGTCGGTGGCGGCCACGACCGTCACAGGAACGCCCTCGCGAGTGGCGGCGAGCACCAGTGCGCGGGTACCGGTCTTGTTCACCACGGAACCGTCGGGCAGCACCGTATCGGCGCCGACGACGACCCGGTCGACGTCCTCGCTCGAGAGCACGTGCGCCGCGGCCGCGTCGGTGTGGACCGCCACGGGGCAGTCGACGGCGTCGTCCGCCGCGAATTCCTCGGCCACGTCGATCCCCTCGCGCGCCGGGCGCGACTCCGCGACGAACACGCGTGAGGGGTCGCCGCCGCGAAGCGCCTCGAGGACGGTCCCGGACCGCGAGAGCGTTGCAACGGCGCCGTCGATGCGCTCACCGGCGGTGGCCGCGGCGTCCGCGTCGGCCCCCAGCGCGCGCTCGAGGTTCGACAGCGCGGACTCGAGGACGGCCGGCGCCCCGGCAGCGGGGTCGCCGTCTGCGACGGAATCCGTCGCCTCGGCCATCGTCCGGTTGACTCGATTCCGAAGGACGGCCATCGACGGCCGGGCCTCGAGCAGTCGACGGGCGAGTTCGGCGAGTTCGTCCCACTCGTCCGCGGGGGCCGCGCCGAAATCAGCTCTCTCCGCGACGATCACGCCCGCACGGTCGCGCAGCACCTCGAGCGCCCGGATCGACAGATACGCAGCGCCGTGCTCGTCGTCGGCCGCGATCGAGCGGACGGTCGGCGCGACCCGCTCGTAAGCGGTCCACAGTTCGGGCACCGTCTCGCCGATTTCGGCTTCGGCCTCGGCCTCGAGCGCGTCGACCGCGTCGAGTCCGGACTCGAGGTCGAGCATCGCGGTCGGCGAGACCCACTCGTACTCGTCGTGTTCTTCGCTCAGTTCGATCTCGCGGGAGTCGGCGTCGAACAGGTACGAATGCACGACCCAGTCACGCCCGAGGTCGGGGTCCTCGAACTCGACCGGGCGCCCCGAGCGGACGATCGAGATGTCCTCGTCCGGCTCGAGACCCGTCTCCTCGCGGATCTCGGCGCGAACCTGCTCGTCGGGTTGCCCTTCCGCGAACCCCGAAACCCCGCCCCACTGGCCCCGATAGGTCCCGACGGCGTCGCCGCGGCGCAACAGCAGAACGTCGCCGCGATGACGGAGCAAAGCGGTGACGACGTGGTTCGAATCGTCGGTGTCGGCGTCGGCATCGGTATCGGCGCACATACGAGAGTCGACGGGAACGCGAGAGGTGTCGTTTTCGGACCCGTTCGTCGGCGGGACGGTGCCGGAAACGGACAGCACGGGCTGTCTCGGTCCGGTAACGGGGAGCTCGAGTGAACGGTCGCCGGATACCGCTCCTGCGCTACGGTTTTCGACCTCGAGATGCTACGCTCACCTATGACCCGTATCGCGATCGTCTCCGATACGCACGTGCCCACTCGAGAGCGCGCGCTCCCGGCGTGGGTCGTCGCCGAGATCGAAGCGGCCGACCACACCATCCACGCCGGCGACTTCGAGTCGTTCGGGAGTTACGAGCGGATCGTCGACCTCGCCGACGGCGACCTGACGGCCGTTCGGGGCAACGTGGATCCGGCGACGCTCGACGTCCCGCTGACCGCCACGGTCGAGGTCGACGGCGTGACGTTCGTCGTCACTCACGGCGACGGCTCGTCCGGCGAGTGGCGCGAACGGGTCGTCGAGACGGCTCGCGAGGAAACGGCGGCGAACGCGGAACCGACGCTGGTCGCCGTCGCCGGCCACACTCACCAGGTGGTCGACACGACCGTCGACATCGACGACCATCGCTCGGCCGGCGACCGGGGAGGGGGTGTCGATCGCGTCCGCGTGCTCAATCCGGGCAGCGCCACCGGTGCCGCTCCCACGACCTACGAGACGATGTTCGTCGCCACCGTCCGCGACGGAACGCTCGAGGTCGAGCATCGAACCGAGTAGCCGTCGTCCTCACGCCCCGCCGTCTCGTCACTCGCCGACCCGTTCCCCGCTCGTCGTGCGTCCCCCGTGAATCCGTAACTATACCCGTCTCGCGGCCAACGTGACGGCATGACCGAACGCGTTACCGTATCGCTGGACGAGGACTCGAGCGCGGCCCTCGAGACGCTGCTGGCCGAGACGGAGACGGGACAAAGCGAGGTCGTCCGGCGGGCGCTGACGTTCTACGCGGCGAACTTCGAGGCCGCGAGCGGCCGGCCCAGCGACAACTTAGAACAGTACTACCAGATGCTGACGTCGGGCGAGCACGTCCTGCTGGACGTCGATTTCCTCCACGCCTTCCTCGAGCACTGCTACGGCGGCGGCGATCCCGACCCAGAGTTCGTCGCGGCGGCCGATCGCGTCTCCGACTACCACGCCCGCGAGTACGCCGGGCGGTTCGAGCGCGTCGGCGAGTTGCTCGAGTGGCTCTCGTTCTGCGGCTTCCTCGAGGTGCGCCGGGAGGAAGGGGACGTATACCATATCGTCTTCCCCTCGGAGGCTATCCGCTGGTTCATGACCCGATTCATCGAGCGGAGCACCGTCGACATGCCCACCGAGATCGAGATCGACCGGGGCGTCTCGAAGGTGATCGTCACCGAGCGCCCGGACTGACTCGAGTCCGACCGCCACCACGCCGACGGACTGATTCGAATCCGACCGTCACTCGCGGCCGACGGACTGACTGTCACACGAATTCGTACGGTCACACGAGTTCATACGTCTTCATACGCGAACCGGCGCCGCTCGAGCGACGCGATTCGTCGTGTGTTCGGTTCTTAACAACCCTTTTGCTCGTTTCTGATATGGATGGATGTGGACACATATCATGGGTGTTGTAGACCGACTCAAGTCGATCGGACCGGGCGCACTGGTCGCGGCGGCGTTCGTCGGACCGGGGACCGTCACGACCGCGAGCGTCATCGGCGCGGAGTACGCCTACCTGCTCGTGTGGACGATCGCGTTCTCGATTCTGGCGACGATGGTGCTCCAGGAGATGAGCGCGCGACTCGGCCTGATCACGAACGAGGGACTGGGTGAAGCGTTTCGAAACGAGTTCTCGAACCCGATCGCGAGGGGCGTTACGATCACGCTCGTCGTGAGCGCGATCGGTATCGGCACCGCGGCGTTCCAGACGGGCAACATCGTCGGCGGCGCCGCCGGACTGGCGACGATCACCGGCGTCAGCGAGAACGTCTGGGGGCCGATCATGGGGCTGGTCGCCGCCGGCCTGCTGTGGACGGGGAGCTACAAGCTGATCGAGCGGGTCTTCATCGGCCTCGTCATCGTCATGGGGCTGGCGTTCGTGCTCAACGCGATCATCGTCCGGCCCGATCTCGCCGCGCTCGGCGGCGGCCTCGTGCCGACGATCCCGGAGGGGTCGGCGTACCTGATCGCCGGCCTCATCGGGACCACCGTCGTCGGCTACAACCTGTTCCTGCACGCGAGCACCGTTCAGGAGCGCTGGGACGACGCCGACGACCTCGCGGCGTGTCGCACCGACACGATCGCGATGGTCGCCGTCGGCGGCCTCATCACCACCGCGATCGTCGTCACCGCAGCCGCGGTGTTCCCCGAGGGGACCCAGATCGCCGACGTCGGCGAGATGGCCGACCAGCTCGAGCCCGTCTTCGGCGGCTACGCGCTGACGTTCTTCGCGATCGGCCTCTTCGCGGCGGGCTTTACGAGTGCGATGAGCGCGCCGCTGGCCGGCGCCTACGCCACCGCCGGCGCGCTGGGCTGGGAGCGCGACCTGACGTCGACCCGATTCCGGGCGATCTGGCTGACGATCCTCGGCGTCGGCATCGTCTTCTCCGCGCTGGACTACAACCCCGTCGAGGTCATCGTCTTCGCGCAGGTCGCCAACGGCCTCCTGTTGCCGATTCTGGCGGTCTTCCTCATCTACGCGATGAACAACGACGACCTGCTGGGCGAGTACACGAACAGCCCCCTCCAGAACGTGCTGGGCGGCCTCGTCACGCTCGTCGTCGTCGGTATCGGCCTCCGAACGCTCTACGACGTGTTACTTCTCTGATCGAATGAACGATTCAAACGGACACGACGCGAATTCGAACGCGACCACCGTGAACGCGACTACCGAACTGCACGGCAACGAACTGCGAACCGACGGCGGCCGGCTCGCGTCCGACGGCGCCACCCGGATCGGCGTCGACGTCGGCGGCACGTTCACCGACGTCGCCCTCTCCGTCGACGACGACCTCGTCACCGCGAAAGTGCCGAGCACCGATCCGCAGCACGTCGGCGTCCTCGACGGCCTCCGGAAGGCCTGCGACGACGCGGGAATCGACCCCGCGGAGATCGACGAGTTCGCGCACGCGATGACCGTCTCGGTCAACGCCCTGCTCGAGCGCGGCGGGGCGCGGACGGCGCTGGTGACGACCGAGGGGTTCCGGGACGTCCTCGAGATCGGCCGGCAGGACCGGCCCGATCTGTACGACCTCGAGGCCGAGAAACCCGAGCCGCTGGTCCCCCGCGAGTTGCGCTTCGAGGTCGACGAGCGGACGACGGGCGCGGGCCTCGAGCGGCCGGTCGACGAAGCCGAGATCCGCGACCTCGCGGCCACGCTGCGCGAGCGCGACGTCGAAGCGGTCGCGATCTGTCTGCTCCACGCCTACGCCGACCCCGCAAACGAGCGCGTCGTCGCCGAGACGCTGCGCGAGGAACTCGACGTGCCGATCTCGGCCTCCCACGAGGTGCTCGCGGAGTTCCGCGAGTTCGAGCGCACGTCGACGACGGCGGTCGACGCGTACGTTCGCCCGGCGATCGACGACTACGTCGGTCGGCTGGTCGACGAGGCCGAGGCGGCGGGGATTCCGGCGCCGCGGATCATGCAGGCCAACGGCGGCATCGCCGACCCGGAGACGGTCCGCGAACACGCTGTGACGACGACGCTGTCAGGTCCTGCGGCGGGCGTCGTCGGCGCGGCCGCGACCGTGGACGACGCCGACCTCGCCGGGCTCGTCACCTTCGACATGGGCGGGACCTCGAGCGACGTGAGCCTCGTCCGTGACGGCGGGGCGGAGCGGACGACCGACGCAGAGATCGACGGCCTGCCGATCCGGACCCCGATGGTCGACGTGAACACCGTCGGCGCGGGCGGCGGCTCGATCGCCTGGGTCGACGCCGGTGGCGCGCTCCGGGTCGGCCCCGAATCGTCGGGCGCCGATCCCGGTCCCGCCTGCTACGGCCGCGGCGGCACCGATCCCACCGTCACCGACGCGAACGTCGTTCTGGGCTACATCGGCCCCGAGACCGCGCTGGGCGGCGAGATGACGCTGGACGTCGACGCCGCCCGCGAGGCCCTCGAGCGACTCGCCGACGAGGCCGGTCTCGACGGGGCGCTCGAGGCAGCGCAGGGGGTCTACCGCGTGGCGAACGCGACGATGACGCGGACGATCCGCTCGGTGACGGTCGAGCGGGGCCACGACCCCCGCGAGTTCGCCCTGGTGGCCTTCGGCGGCGCGGGCCCGATGCACGCCGCGTCGCTGGCCGGCTCGCTCGAGGTCGACCGCGTCGTCGTTCCGCGGCCGGGCGGCGTGCTCTCGGCCTTCGGCCTGCTCGCGGCCGACGAGAGCTACGACGCCGTCCGCACCGTCGGCGTCGATCTCGCGGAGGCGGCGCCAGCGGACCTCGAGGCCGTCTACGACGACCTCGTCGCGGACGTGCTCGCGGACGCCTCCGACCGGGACGCGGCGCGCGTCGAGCGCGCGGCCGACTGTCGCTACGCGGGCCAGAGCTTCGAGTTGACCGTTCCCGCCGACGAATCGTTCGACCCGGCGGCGGTCGCGGAGCGCTTCCACGACGCCCACGAGCGTGCCTACGGCTACGCGATGGACGAATCGATCGAGGTCGTCAACCTCCGGGCGACGGCGACCATCCCGGGGACCGAACCGAGCATCCGCCACGAAGGGGCCGACGAGAGCGCGGCCCGTCTCGGGACGCGGGACGCCTACTTCCCCGAGACCGGTTCCGAGCCGCTCGAGACGACCGTCTACGACCGGGACCGACTGCCGTCGGGAGCCACGGTCGACGGGCCGGCGATCCTCGAGCAGGCTGAAAGCACCACCGTCGTCCCGCCGGCGTGGGCGGGCGAGATCCTCGCGGACGGAACGCTCGCGATGACGCGAGACCCCGACAGTCAGGAGGGAGACCGATGACGGAGAACGCCACCGAGTCCGACGGTATCGACCCGATCACCCTCGAGGTGCTGCGCAACCAACTCGAGAGCGTCGCGGAGGAGATGGGCCAGACCCTGATCCGCGGCGCCTACTCCCCCAATATCAAGGAGCGCCGCGACTGCTCGACGGCGTTGTTCGACGCCGACGGGCGAATGATCGCCCAGGCGGAGCACATTCCGGTCCACCTGGGCGCGATGCCCGCCGCCGTGGAGGCCGTCCTCGAGCACGATCCGAAGCCCGGCGACGTGTTCGTGCTCAACGACCCGTTCGCGGGCGGGACGCACCTGCCGGACGTAACGATGGTGTCGCCGATCGCGCCCGACGGCGAAATCGTCGGCTACGCCGTCTCGCGGGCCCATCACGCCGACGTCGGCGGGATGACCCCCGGGAGCATGCCGGCCGGCGCGCAGGAGATCTACCAGGAGGGGCTGCGGCTCCCGCCGACGCGACTCGTCGAGGGCGGCGAGCCCTGCGAGGACGTCCGCTCGCTCGTCCTCGCGAACGTCCGGAACCCGAGCGAGCGGAAGGCCGACCTGCGCGCACAGCAGGCCGCGAACGAGCGCGCCGAGGAGCGACTCGCCGCCCTCTTCGACGAACACGGCCGCGAGACCGTCCTCGCGGGGTTCGACGCCGTGATCGACTACTCCCGCGAGCGGATCGAGAGCGAGATCGCGGCGCTGCCCGACGGCACCTACGAGGCGACGGACGTCCTCGAGGGCGACGGCGTGACCGACGAGGACGTCGAGATTTCGGTCGCGGTGACGGTCGACGGCGAGGCCATCGACGTCGACTTCGCGGGAACCGCCGACCAGGTCGCGGGGAACCTCAACGCGCCGGTGGCGGTCGCCGAGAGCGCGGTCTACTTCGTCGTGCGCTGTATCACCGACCCCGGGATCCCGCCGAATCACGGCTGTTACGACCCCGTGAGCGTCCACGCGCCCGAGGGGTCGCTGCTGAACCCGGAGCCGCCGGCCGCCGTGGTCGGCGGCAACGTCGAGACCAGCCAGCGCGTGACCGACGTGGTCTTCACCGCGCTCGCGGGAGCGGCGCCCGACCGCGTGCCGGCGCAGGGTCAGGGGACGATGAACAACCTGACCATCGGGGCCCGCGACGGCTCCTTCACCTACTACGAGACCATCGGCGGCGGCTTCGGCGCTCGAGCCGACCGCGACGGGATGGACGGCGTCCAGGTGGGGATGACGAAC
It encodes the following:
- a CDS encoding hydantoinase B/oxoprolinase family protein; translated protein: MTENATESDGIDPITLEVLRNQLESVAEEMGQTLIRGAYSPNIKERRDCSTALFDADGRMIAQAEHIPVHLGAMPAAVEAVLEHDPKPGDVFVLNDPFAGGTHLPDVTMVSPIAPDGEIVGYAVSRAHHADVGGMTPGSMPAGAQEIYQEGLRLPPTRLVEGGEPCEDVRSLVLANVRNPSERKADLRAQQAANERAEERLAALFDEHGRETVLAGFDAVIDYSRERIESEIAALPDGTYEATDVLEGDGVTDEDVEISVAVTVDGEAIDVDFAGTADQVAGNLNAPVAVAESAVYFVVRCITDPGIPPNHGCYDPVSVHAPEGSLLNPEPPAAVVGGNVETSQRVTDVVFTALAGAAPDRVPAQGQGTMNNLTIGARDGSFTYYETIGGGFGARADRDGMDGVQVGMTNTLNTPIESLENEYPLRVERYALRPDSGGRGRYRGGLGLERSVTVEQPATVSLLTERRRHAPKGVAGGENGATGENLIDGEAVAAKTTVDVERGTTVTVRTPGGGGHGDPDERDEAALEGDRASGKRTEPAEEES